A single Crateriforma conspicua DNA region contains:
- a CDS encoding CvpA family protein encodes MPEANVAASWNTEVVFHFLLAKRPAPKLVRGMDNYDILMLVVLVGATLFGAIKGFAWQLASIASIVVSYIVAYQFREPFSESIKADPPWNRFLAMLILYVGTSLVIWMLFRMISRTIDRMRLKEFDRQIGAMFGLLKGALYCTLITLFAVTLLGPGLRESIVASHSGRYIARVLDKSQAIIPPELHEIVQPVLDKFDQQFQQAQPNPSQPWSAPWSSNSAENNPATQNWNSGFASGSGSSPGGVPAIPASASSWSGGQSNATPINQFIQQGFDQARQQVDAWGRQIDQSQDAYRQAGNAYQDVRQSASQTYQNAQRAYQNFQPSSSFNQGQTGNGSAYGTNGSSHGGSNPGGASSPQNGGWNDGGPNNAVPPWQR; translated from the coding sequence TTGCCAGAGGCCAACGTCGCGGCGTCATGGAACACCGAAGTCGTGTTTCATTTTTTGCTAGCAAAACGCCCTGCTCCCAAACTCGTTCGCGGAATGGACAATTACGACATCCTGATGCTGGTCGTCTTGGTCGGGGCCACGTTGTTCGGCGCGATCAAAGGCTTTGCGTGGCAGCTGGCTTCGATCGCATCGATCGTCGTCAGCTACATCGTCGCGTACCAGTTTCGCGAACCCTTTAGCGAATCCATCAAAGCCGATCCGCCGTGGAATCGGTTCCTTGCGATGCTGATTTTGTACGTGGGTACGTCGCTAGTGATCTGGATGTTGTTCCGGATGATCAGCCGGACGATCGACCGCATGCGGCTGAAAGAATTTGACCGGCAAATCGGTGCCATGTTCGGTCTGTTGAAAGGTGCCTTGTACTGCACGCTGATTACGCTGTTCGCGGTCACGCTGTTGGGCCCGGGCCTCCGGGAGTCCATCGTCGCAAGCCACAGCGGTCGCTACATCGCTCGCGTCTTGGACAAGAGTCAAGCGATCATCCCACCGGAATTGCACGAAATCGTTCAGCCGGTTTTGGACAAATTCGACCAGCAGTTCCAACAGGCACAACCCAATCCATCCCAACCATGGTCGGCACCGTGGTCGAGTAACTCGGCAGAAAACAATCCCGCGACGCAGAACTGGAATTCCGGATTCGCATCGGGTTCGGGATCTTCGCCCGGCGGCGTACCGGCGATCCCCGCATCGGCATCATCGTGGTCCGGTGGCCAATCCAATGCGACGCCGATCAACCAGTTCATTCAACAAGGATTCGATCAGGCACGTCAGCAAGTCGACGCTTGGGGACGCCAAATTGACCAATCACAAGACGCCTATCGACAAGCCGGAAACGCGTATCAAGACGTCCGCCAATCGGCATCGCAGACGTATCAAAACGCACAGCGTGCGTACCAAAATTTTCAGCCGTCTTCTTCGTTCAACCAAGGCCAAACCGGCAACGGTTCGGCTTACGGAACGAACGGTTCTTCGCATGGCGGATCGAATCCCGGCGGCGCATCATCGCCGCAAAACGGCGGATGGAATGACGGGGGACCGAACAACGCCGTGCCGCCGTGGCAACGCTAG
- the dtd gene encoding D-aminoacyl-tRNA deacylase, producing the protein MRLVIQRVTEATVSVDGKIVGRCGPGLMILVGVGQGDQAEHAEWLAKKCAELRIFDDGDGKMNQSILDIGGSALAISQFTLLGDCRKGRRPGFTDAADPAIANELYQHFVHRLVGQGVPTETGIFAADMKVALTNDGPVTFILERG; encoded by the coding sequence ATGCGTCTGGTTATCCAGCGAGTCACCGAAGCGACGGTGTCTGTCGACGGAAAGATCGTGGGACGCTGCGGCCCAGGCCTGATGATACTTGTCGGGGTGGGGCAGGGGGACCAAGCGGAACACGCCGAGTGGCTGGCCAAAAAATGCGCCGAACTTCGCATCTTTGATGATGGCGACGGCAAGATGAATCAATCGATCCTGGATATCGGCGGATCGGCGTTGGCGATCAGTCAGTTCACCTTGCTGGGGGATTGTCGAAAAGGTCGTCGCCCAGGATTTACCGACGCAGCAGACCCCGCCATTGCGAATGAACTGTACCAGCATTTCGTTCACCGGTTGGTCGGGCAGGGCGTTCCGACTGAGACCGGCATCTTCGCGGCCGACATGAAAGTGGCACTGACCAATGACGGACCGGTCACTTTCATTTTGGAGCGAGGTTGA
- the glpK gene encoding glycerol kinase GlpK, with translation MILALDQGTTSSRALLIHHDGSVVGMKQQEFTQHYPKPGWVEHDALQIWQTQRDVAQQLLQEQQISADAVSGIGITNQRETTIIWNRDTGQPLAPAIVWQDRRTAEQCERLVGAGHSERVRNKTGLVIDPYFCATKLRWLLDHTPDARRLADSGKVAFGTVDSWLIWNLTGGQHHITDVTNASRTMLWNLSDQRWDDELLQLFDIPASVLPDVVLSSAIHGETIPDLFGSPIRIAGIAGDQQAALMGQNCSRHGMAKNTYGTGCFMLMNIGNHPMLSESKLLTTAACRLDESPSYALEGSIFVAGAAVQWLRDGLGIIEQSSDVEALAAQVDDTDDVYLVPALAGLGAPHWDAHARGTLIGITRGTTRAHLARATLEGIAFQVADVLDAMKEDSGIDPTELRVDGGAAANDLLMQFQADILGVPVVRPKSVETTAMGAAYLAGLATGFWKDTAEIETIWTVDRTFHPTMSSDEVIHRRGRWRDAVSRSRHWDKA, from the coding sequence ATGATCCTGGCACTTGACCAAGGCACCACCAGCAGCCGCGCCCTGCTGATCCATCACGACGGATCCGTCGTTGGAATGAAACAGCAAGAGTTCACCCAGCATTATCCCAAGCCGGGCTGGGTCGAACACGATGCGTTGCAAATCTGGCAAACCCAACGCGACGTCGCACAACAGTTGCTTCAGGAACAGCAGATTTCAGCGGACGCTGTGTCGGGAATCGGCATCACCAACCAGCGTGAAACAACCATCATCTGGAATCGCGACACCGGACAGCCTCTAGCGCCGGCAATCGTGTGGCAGGATCGCCGCACCGCCGAGCAATGCGAACGTTTGGTCGGGGCAGGGCACAGCGAACGTGTACGAAACAAGACGGGATTGGTGATTGATCCCTACTTTTGTGCCACCAAGTTGCGGTGGCTGCTGGACCACACACCCGACGCTCGGCGGCTAGCCGATTCCGGAAAGGTCGCGTTCGGGACCGTCGACAGTTGGCTGATCTGGAACCTGACCGGGGGGCAACACCACATCACCGACGTCACCAACGCGTCACGAACCATGTTATGGAATCTGTCGGATCAGCGATGGGACGACGAACTGCTGCAGCTATTCGACATCCCGGCCAGCGTTTTACCCGACGTTGTTTTGTCGTCCGCGATCCATGGTGAAACGATCCCCGACTTGTTCGGTTCCCCGATTCGAATCGCCGGAATCGCGGGCGATCAACAAGCCGCTTTGATGGGACAAAATTGTTCACGACATGGTATGGCAAAAAACACCTATGGGACCGGTTGCTTCATGCTGATGAACATCGGCAATCATCCGATGCTTTCCGAATCCAAGCTGTTGACCACGGCGGCATGTCGCTTGGACGAATCGCCCTCCTACGCGCTGGAAGGCAGCATCTTTGTCGCCGGTGCAGCGGTGCAGTGGCTTCGCGACGGATTGGGCATCATCGAACAATCGTCTGATGTCGAAGCTTTGGCTGCTCAGGTCGATGACACCGATGATGTCTATTTGGTTCCGGCACTGGCCGGATTAGGGGCACCACACTGGGATGCACACGCACGCGGCACTTTGATTGGAATCACTCGGGGGACGACCCGTGCCCATTTGGCTCGCGCGACCTTGGAGGGCATTGCCTTTCAAGTTGCCGACGTCTTGGACGCAATGAAGGAAGATTCCGGCATCGATCCGACCGAGTTGCGTGTCGATGGTGGCGCGGCTGCGAACGATCTGTTGATGCAGTTTCAAGCGGACATCCTGGGCGTTCCGGTTGTTCGCCCCAAGTCGGTGGAAACAACCGCGATGGGCGCCGCCTACCTTGCGGGTCTCGCAACCGGGTTTTGGAAAGACACCGCCGAAATCGAAACCATCTGGACCGTCGACAGAACGTTTCATCCGACGATGTCGTCCGATGAGGTCATTCACCGTCGCGGACGTTGGCGCGACGCCGTTTCCAGATCTCGCCACTGGGATAAAGCTTGA
- a CDS encoding sulfatase: protein MASTLVSRYRRLTKEWFLPFVEMDRPSLCFGGYRSLCSVAKFPLAILVGTLLGICAATVDAETPKSVLMIAVDDLGAAIRCYGDPVAVTPNIDRLASRGVKFDRAYNQLPLCNPSRASVMTGLRPDAIKVYDLARHFREELPGVVTLPQAFQKAGYQTRRVGKIFHYAVPAAIGTDGFDDPVSWDQVVNPKGRDKREEHLVFNAEPHRKISASLSWLAADGTDEEQTDGMVATQAIQWLEDVPKRPQFIAAGFFRPHTPYIAPKKYFDLYPLQTIRLPWSPENDRDDIPTPAFAHNCPVPNYGLDSMTLRKAIQAYYATVSFVDAQVGRILDAVDAADLWDDLVIVFWSDHGYHLGEHDGVWQKRTLFEQGARTPLIMYSPEAKGNGASCDRIVEFVDIFPTCLQTAGVPLGDLAGRLHGRSLVPLLDQPLIEDWNGSAVTQVLRPADQRLATPVMGRSVRTRRYRYTEWNGGDSGVELYDHHSDPMEFHNLATQPDESVRRSVERLRELFGDRAIAYPPTSPFEPAAL, encoded by the coding sequence ATGGCATCCACGCTCGTTTCCCGATATCGCCGACTGACGAAGGAATGGTTCTTGCCGTTCGTGGAAATGGATCGTCCTTCGTTGTGCTTTGGCGGATACCGATCGCTGTGCAGCGTCGCAAAGTTTCCGTTGGCCATCTTGGTTGGAACGCTGCTGGGCATTTGTGCGGCCACAGTGGATGCGGAAACGCCGAAATCGGTTCTGATGATTGCGGTCGACGATTTGGGCGCCGCCATTCGGTGCTACGGTGATCCGGTTGCGGTGACACCGAACATCGATCGGTTGGCGTCTCGCGGGGTCAAGTTTGATCGTGCCTATAACCAGTTGCCTCTTTGCAATCCGTCGCGTGCTTCGGTGATGACCGGATTGCGGCCTGACGCCATCAAGGTGTACGACTTGGCGCGTCATTTCCGCGAAGAATTACCCGGTGTCGTGACCCTGCCCCAAGCCTTTCAAAAGGCGGGGTACCAAACCCGACGAGTCGGGAAGATTTTTCACTATGCGGTTCCCGCTGCAATCGGCACCGATGGGTTTGATGATCCTGTGTCTTGGGATCAGGTTGTCAATCCAAAAGGTCGAGACAAGCGTGAGGAGCACCTCGTCTTCAACGCCGAACCGCATCGCAAGATCAGTGCTTCGTTGTCATGGTTGGCCGCCGATGGAACCGATGAAGAACAGACCGATGGGATGGTTGCAACGCAAGCGATTCAGTGGCTGGAAGATGTGCCAAAACGACCCCAGTTCATTGCAGCTGGGTTCTTTCGACCCCATACGCCTTACATTGCACCCAAGAAGTATTTTGATCTTTATCCACTTCAGACCATTCGGCTTCCTTGGTCACCCGAAAATGATCGTGACGATATCCCCACGCCGGCGTTTGCACACAATTGCCCCGTTCCAAACTATGGTTTGGATTCAATGACGCTGCGGAAAGCAATCCAAGCCTATTATGCGACCGTTTCATTCGTTGACGCGCAAGTGGGACGGATATTAGATGCCGTGGACGCTGCCGACTTGTGGGATGATCTTGTGATCGTGTTTTGGTCCGATCACGGATACCATCTGGGAGAACACGACGGCGTCTGGCAAAAACGAACGCTCTTTGAACAAGGGGCACGAACACCGCTGATCATGTATTCGCCCGAAGCCAAGGGAAACGGCGCCAGTTGTGATCGTATCGTTGAATTTGTTGATATCTTTCCGACCTGTCTACAAACCGCCGGTGTGCCGTTGGGTGACTTGGCCGGACGGCTGCATGGCCGTTCATTGGTGCCGTTGTTGGATCAACCGCTGATTGAAGATTGGAACGGCAGCGCGGTGACGCAGGTGTTACGCCCTGCGGATCAACGCTTGGCAACACCAGTCATGGGACGCTCGGTTCGAACCAGAAGGTATCGCTATACGGAATGGAATGGCGGAGATTCAGGTGTTGAACTGTATGACCACCATAGCGATCCGATGGAATTCCATAACTTGGCAACTCAACCGGATGAATCGGTCCGGCGCAGCGTTGAAAGACTTCGGGAACTGTTTGGGGATCGCGCTATTGCGTATCCGCCGACCAGTCCTTTTGAACCAGCAGCCCTTTGA
- a CDS encoding glycerol-3-phosphate dehydrogenase/oxidase, translated as MPTNISPKPLDRHASIERIQSRSDPWDLVVIGGGATGVGIALDASTRGLDVVLVERDDFGKGTSSRSTKLVHGGVRYLQQGNLTLVRDALRERSLLRKNAPHTVHPLSFIIPCDSKLARWYYWSGLKLYDVLATGAGFAGSKMLDAKSVVEHLPTLANHGTGGGVQYQDGQFDDTQLLTDMALTAAQHDACLLNYANAFDFEKSASGAIAGVHVTDTESHQSLDIRGRAVVNATGPFCDQLRAVDAPDSSPLVAASQGVHIVLPKDFLPGSSALMVPKTSDGRVLFMIPWHDHVLVGTTDTAIDKAIVEPSAQDQEIDFILETASDYLNRRPGYEDIQSVFTGIRPLVQDDPSAKTASLSRDHKIQVSTSGLITITGGKWTTVRKMAEDVVDRAIKTANLPSRPCRTTDTAIIDGNAIKPDCADPTPLHQDFAYTVADIQRAVRYQMARTVEDVLARRTRCLFLNTSSTMAIAEKVADIMATELKEDGDWKQTQLSDFRETAAHFFPPSKPMEIR; from the coding sequence ATGCCCACGAATATCTCCCCCAAACCACTGGACCGGCACGCATCGATTGAACGAATCCAAAGTCGTTCTGACCCCTGGGACTTGGTTGTCATCGGAGGCGGGGCAACGGGTGTCGGCATCGCGTTGGATGCGTCAACGCGAGGCTTGGATGTCGTGCTGGTGGAACGAGACGACTTCGGCAAAGGCACCTCCAGCCGAAGTACGAAGCTGGTTCACGGTGGCGTGCGATATCTCCAGCAGGGCAACCTAACCCTCGTCCGCGATGCACTGCGTGAACGATCGTTGTTGCGGAAGAACGCACCACACACGGTTCATCCGCTGTCGTTCATCATTCCCTGTGATTCAAAACTTGCCCGATGGTATTACTGGTCCGGGCTGAAGCTGTATGACGTGCTGGCGACCGGCGCAGGTTTCGCGGGTTCAAAAATGCTTGACGCCAAGTCCGTCGTCGAACACCTGCCTACGTTGGCCAATCACGGAACCGGCGGCGGCGTCCAATACCAAGACGGCCAGTTTGATGACACACAGTTGTTGACGGACATGGCGCTGACCGCGGCACAGCACGATGCATGCTTGCTGAACTATGCCAACGCGTTCGACTTTGAAAAGTCGGCTTCGGGGGCGATCGCTGGTGTCCACGTGACCGATACGGAATCGCATCAATCGTTGGATATTCGGGGCAGGGCAGTGGTCAATGCGACCGGCCCCTTCTGCGACCAGCTACGAGCGGTCGATGCGCCGGACAGTTCACCCTTGGTCGCCGCCAGCCAAGGCGTCCACATTGTCTTGCCCAAAGATTTCCTGCCGGGATCATCGGCACTGATGGTGCCCAAGACCAGCGACGGGCGTGTATTGTTCATGATCCCCTGGCACGATCATGTTTTGGTCGGAACCACCGACACGGCGATTGACAAAGCGATCGTCGAACCGTCGGCGCAGGATCAGGAAATCGATTTTATTCTGGAGACGGCATCGGATTATCTGAACCGCCGACCAGGATACGAAGACATCCAAAGCGTCTTCACCGGGATTCGCCCCTTGGTGCAAGACGATCCGAGCGCCAAGACGGCATCGCTTTCAAGAGATCACAAGATTCAGGTGTCCACCTCCGGACTAATCACCATCACTGGCGGCAAATGGACAACCGTTCGGAAAATGGCGGAAGACGTGGTGGACCGAGCGATCAAAACAGCAAATCTGCCATCGCGACCATGTCGCACCACCGACACTGCCATCATCGATGGGAATGCCATCAAACCGGACTGTGCCGACCCGACGCCTCTTCATCAGGACTTCGCCTACACGGTTGCCGACATCCAACGAGCAGTACGCTATCAAATGGCCAGAACGGTGGAGGACGTTCTGGCACGCCGCACACGATGTCTGTTCCTGAACACATCGTCGACAATGGCGATCGCCGAGAAAGTGGCGGACATCATGGCGACCGAACTGAAAGAAGATGGCGACTGGAAACAGACGCAACTGAGCGACTTTCGCGAAACGGCAGCTCACTTCTTTCCGCCATCTAAACCGATGGAAATTCGCTAG
- a CDS encoding DUF1559 family PulG-like putative transporter: protein MTCGRPITIPDFDSPDASSLRSTANANDTFRWRSTIARKPLAIFTAGLVFLGCLVAMLVAVVRFGGGAVSTIQTAQSRAVSTSNLKQIAKALNAYANDYGRYPPAYTVGPSGAPLHSWRVLILPYLGENERYESIQLDLPWDNAANRQWTNVVPDVYSHPRNEGLPGTTPYQVFLGPRTVFAPGQSISPKDITDGRASTLLVAEVQPDAFTRSWMQPTDLDFRQQWNQGYGGMSEEIRGMHPGSILVTTANGQVHQLDLQTPVTTIQAMITPDSGDSVPAGTLRPVVAR, encoded by the coding sequence GTGACATGTGGACGACCAATCACGATTCCCGATTTTGATAGCCCTGACGCATCGTCACTTCGATCAACTGCAAACGCCAACGACACGTTCCGGTGGCGAAGCACCATTGCCCGCAAGCCGCTTGCCATCTTTACCGCGGGGCTGGTCTTCCTGGGTTGCCTGGTCGCCATGCTGGTGGCGGTGGTGAGATTTGGTGGTGGAGCCGTTTCGACCATCCAGACGGCACAAAGCCGCGCGGTGTCGACTTCCAACCTAAAGCAGATTGCAAAAGCTTTGAATGCTTATGCCAATGACTATGGGCGTTATCCGCCGGCCTACACGGTCGGTCCGTCGGGGGCTCCACTGCATTCATGGAGAGTCTTGATATTGCCTTATCTCGGCGAAAATGAGCGATACGAATCCATACAGCTCGACCTGCCCTGGGACAACGCGGCCAACCGGCAGTGGACGAATGTGGTGCCCGACGTTTACAGCCATCCAAGGAATGAAGGGTTGCCGGGAACAACGCCCTATCAGGTTTTTCTAGGACCGCGAACGGTCTTTGCGCCCGGTCAGTCGATTTCGCCGAAAGATATCACCGATGGCCGTGCATCCACGTTGTTGGTCGCGGAGGTGCAGCCCGATGCTTTTACCAGAAGTTGGATGCAGCCGACCGACTTGGATTTTCGTCAGCAATGGAACCAGGGATACGGCGGCATGTCGGAAGAAATACGCGGTATGCATCCAGGTTCCATTCTGGTGACGACGGCAAACGGCCAGGTGCATCAATTGGATCTTCAGACTCCCGTTACAACCATTCAAGCGATGATCACACCTGACAGTGGTGATTCGGTGCCGGCGGGTACGCTGCGTCCGGTCGTCGCTCGATAA
- a CDS encoding sulfatase family protein, whose protein sequence is MGSESADAAKREPSNIVFVIADDCTFRDIGCYGGQALTPNIDALATQGMRMTHCFQAAPMCSPTRHNVYTGLYPVKSGAYPNHTTVDPGTKSVVQYLGDLGYRVAQSGKTHVNPKSVFTWEKLNSDAKKKRGKNPDFKRIDNFFVECKQAGQPFCLLACSNEPHSPWDKGDASQYPPSDLELPPYFVDTPETRDAFSRYLAEITYFDGQVGKLLDLLDKRGLTDNTLVMVVSEQGNSFPFAKWTCYDTGLQSACVVRWPGRVKPGTVNPAMIEYVDFLPTWIEVAGGMPDNNLDGASLVNVFAGKQTHKNYVFGEMTTRGIHHGSEYYGIRSVRSGRFKYIWNFSPEMEFQNACTRSKEFKSWIEAAENGNAQAAELVRRYTRRPEFELYDIQSDPLEQENLARMPQYTAVKDRLKAELDRWMAACGDAGHQTEMKAYDRMPGHSPKAN, encoded by the coding sequence ATGGGCAGTGAATCAGCCGACGCTGCCAAAAGGGAACCCAGCAACATCGTATTTGTGATTGCGGATGATTGTACGTTTCGAGATATCGGTTGTTATGGCGGGCAAGCGTTGACACCCAATATCGATGCGCTGGCGACGCAGGGCATGCGGATGACGCACTGCTTTCAAGCGGCCCCCATGTGTTCACCCACGCGTCACAACGTTTACACCGGTCTCTATCCGGTCAAAAGCGGGGCGTATCCGAACCATACGACGGTCGATCCGGGGACCAAGTCGGTCGTTCAGTACCTGGGCGACTTGGGGTATCGCGTCGCACAAAGCGGGAAGACACACGTAAATCCGAAGAGTGTCTTCACTTGGGAAAAGCTGAATTCAGATGCAAAGAAGAAGCGAGGCAAGAATCCCGATTTCAAACGCATCGACAATTTCTTTGTGGAGTGCAAACAGGCTGGTCAGCCGTTTTGTTTGCTCGCCTGTTCGAACGAACCCCACAGCCCGTGGGACAAGGGGGATGCGTCGCAATATCCCCCGTCGGATTTGGAACTGCCGCCCTACTTTGTCGACACGCCTGAAACACGTGACGCATTCTCGCGGTATCTTGCCGAGATTACATACTTCGATGGTCAAGTCGGCAAGTTGTTGGACCTGTTGGATAAACGGGGTTTGACCGACAATACTCTGGTCATGGTCGTCAGCGAGCAAGGCAATTCCTTCCCGTTCGCTAAATGGACCTGCTATGACACAGGGCTTCAGTCGGCTTGCGTGGTTCGTTGGCCTGGAAGAGTGAAGCCAGGTACGGTGAATCCGGCCATGATCGAGTATGTGGACTTTTTACCGACTTGGATTGAGGTCGCCGGCGGGATGCCTGACAACAATCTGGACGGCGCAAGCCTTGTGAATGTGTTTGCGGGCAAGCAGACACACAAAAATTATGTGTTTGGTGAAATGACCACGCGGGGGATTCACCATGGATCGGAATACTATGGAATCCGATCGGTTCGTTCCGGACGCTTTAAGTACATCTGGAACTTCAGTCCTGAAATGGAGTTCCAAAACGCATGCACTCGATCAAAAGAATTCAAAAGTTGGATTGAGGCTGCAGAAAACGGAAACGCACAAGCCGCCGAATTGGTTCGACGCTACACACGTCGCCCGGAATTTGAATTGTACGACATTCAAAGCGATCCGCTGGAGCAAGAAAACCTGGCACGAATGCCGCAGTACACGGCGGTGAAGGATCGATTGAAAGCGGAACTGGATCGTTGGATGGCCGCCTGTGGCGATGCCGGTCATCAGACGGAAATGAAGGCCTATGATCGCATGCCCGGTCATTCGCCCAAGGCAAATTAG
- a CDS encoding metal-dependent hydrolase encodes MADFKTHITGSTLVGVGYGYWGMASQGMSLESAIIAGGLCSVSGMLPDLDSDSGIPLRETSMFAAAIVPVLMIERFRDMGLSNEAMALGAMLVYVTIRFILVEVFKRYTVHRGMWHSIPAALVAGLSAYLAMPCASEGIRVYKSLAVFVGFMVHLILDEIWSIDFRLGHFRLKKSFGTALKFFGNNWIANVSVYAKLFLLAYLAWGDYGILDRLRQRNRMQETGAAYETYIADPQQEFRQWADRLPWR; translated from the coding sequence GTGGCCGATTTCAAAACCCACATCACCGGAAGCACGCTGGTCGGCGTCGGCTATGGGTATTGGGGAATGGCGTCCCAGGGGATGTCGCTGGAATCGGCGATCATCGCAGGTGGTTTGTGCAGCGTCAGTGGGATGCTGCCCGATCTGGACAGTGATTCGGGAATCCCGCTGCGTGAAACAAGCATGTTCGCCGCGGCGATTGTGCCCGTCCTGATGATCGAACGCTTTCGCGACATGGGGTTGTCCAACGAAGCGATGGCATTGGGGGCGATGCTGGTTTACGTGACGATCCGATTCATCCTCGTGGAAGTCTTCAAACGCTACACGGTCCACCGCGGAATGTGGCATAGCATTCCGGCGGCTTTGGTTGCGGGACTTTCGGCTTATCTAGCGATGCCCTGCGCCAGCGAAGGGATCCGCGTTTACAAGTCGTTGGCCGTTTTCGTGGGCTTCATGGTGCACCTGATACTGGACGAAATTTGGAGCATCGATTTCCGACTCGGGCACTTCCGACTAAAAAAGTCGTTTGGAACCGCGCTCAAATTCTTCGGCAACAACTGGATCGCCAACGTGTCGGTGTACGCCAAGCTATTTCTGTTGGCTTATCTGGCGTGGGGCGACTACGGGATTTTGGATCGTCTGCGTCAACGCAATCGCATGCAAGAAACCGGGGCGGCCTATGAAACCTACATTGCCGATCCACAGCAGGAATTTCGGCAATGGGCCGATCGATTGCCTTGGCGATGA
- a CDS encoding sulfatase family protein gives MRLAVIWMAAFTAIGVSVADDGGTQLPHLVVYLSDDHSQADSSLYGNSNIPTPQMERLADEGLVFTHAFVASPACAPSRAALLTGLMPARNGAEANHTQPRPEIASLVGNLKDAGYYVAAFGKVAHGKQVKRYGFDQVRLQSSLQQLKPNVRKFLRTYDSSKPLCLFVGTSNPHVPWTSETTFDVGDIEFPPHHLDTPATRKHRADYYQEIKELDQYLGELRSDVDRHLGSNVCFVHSSDHGSQWPFGKWNLYDYGTRVPLIMAWPGHIPSGKTTGAMVSWIDLLPTLIDLVGGRLADDLDGRSFSNVALGETDQHRDWIFTTHTGDGRMNVYPIRSVRSRRWKLIHNLHPEWAHTNHSDLLRKPGAGAYWNEWSDRFLSDERAKMIVNKYYMRPEWEFYDLESDPWEQRNLVNDPSHEAIIGDFKHRLNDWMLQQGDQCTVHADPRPLENSNQWHPRSFPDIAD, from the coding sequence ATGCGATTGGCTGTGATATGGATGGCTGCATTCACCGCGATTGGGGTGTCTGTGGCGGATGATGGTGGGACGCAGTTGCCACATTTGGTCGTCTATCTTTCGGATGACCACTCGCAGGCAGATTCCAGCCTTTATGGAAATTCAAATATTCCGACGCCACAGATGGAGCGTTTGGCTGATGAAGGTCTTGTGTTCACCCATGCATTTGTGGCTTCACCCGCCTGTGCGCCAAGTCGCGCCGCTCTACTGACCGGATTGATGCCTGCTCGCAACGGCGCGGAGGCCAACCATACGCAACCACGTCCCGAAATTGCGTCACTGGTCGGGAATTTGAAAGACGCCGGATACTATGTTGCTGCGTTTGGAAAAGTCGCACACGGCAAACAGGTGAAACGGTACGGGTTCGACCAAGTTCGATTGCAATCGTCCCTCCAACAGTTGAAGCCCAACGTCCGGAAATTTTTGCGGACATACGATTCGTCGAAACCGCTGTGTCTGTTTGTGGGGACGAGCAATCCTCATGTTCCTTGGACCAGCGAGACGACCTTTGACGTGGGCGATATAGAATTTCCACCGCATCATCTGGACACGCCGGCGACCCGCAAGCACCGCGCGGATTATTACCAGGAGATCAAAGAACTGGACCAGTACCTGGGCGAACTGCGATCGGATGTCGACCGGCATTTGGGATCCAATGTTTGCTTTGTGCATTCCAGTGATCATGGATCCCAATGGCCGTTTGGGAAATGGAACTTGTATGATTATGGCACCCGCGTTCCCTTGATCATGGCCTGGCCAGGCCACATTCCAAGCGGGAAGACGACCGGTGCCATGGTCAGTTGGATTGATCTGTTGCCGACGCTGATCGACCTGGTTGGTGGCCGTCTTGCGGATGATTTGGACGGACGTTCGTTTTCTAATGTCGCCTTGGGGGAAACGGATCAGCACCGAGATTGGATTTTTACCACGCACACCGGCGATGGCCGGATGAATGTCTATCCCATCCGCTCGGTGCGTTCGCGTCGTTGGAAGCTGATCCACAACCTGCATCCAGAATGGGCACATACCAATCACTCGGATCTGCTGCGCAAGCCCGGTGCAGGTGCCTACTGGAACGAATGGTCGGATCGGTTTCTGTCCGACGAACGTGCCAAAATGATCGTCAACAAATACTACATGCGGCCGGAGTGGGAGTTTTACGATTTGGAATCGGATCCCTGGGAACAGCGGAATTTGGTGAACGATCCAAGCCATGAAGCAATCATCGGTGATTTCAAACACAGACTGAACGATTGGATGCTACAACAGGGGGATCAATGCACCGTTCATGCTGATCCGCGGCCTTTGGAGAATTCTAATCAATGGCATCCACGCTCGTTTCCCGATATCGCCGACTGA